One stretch of Streptomyces sp. R21 DNA includes these proteins:
- a CDS encoding ABC transporter ATP-binding protein: MASVTFDRATRHFATMDRPAVSALELQVADGEFMVLVGPSGCGKSTALRMLAGLEPVDSGAILIGDTDVTRRPSRDRDVAMVVQDYALYPHLTAEDNIGFPLLVQNVPKDAAQWAVTDIVALLDARHYLGRKPKSLSAGQRQRVATGRALVREPQALLMDEPLSNLDAGARVRTRAHIASLQRLFGITTLYVTHDQAEALSLGDRVAVLDDGVLQQVGTPREVYAYPANVFVAGFIGSPPMNLLRLPLTLDGTAQLGGLFLPLPRPALEAARAERLTEIVLGIRPEEFDIVSVEDRETPGLDLVIDALEYTGASLHLHTVIGVHRVGPRLVVRAPQRAPYGEGHRMRVTVHPDAVHVFSGRTGLRLPIDGEPA, translated from the coding sequence ATGGCGTCCGTCACCTTCGACAGGGCAACACGGCACTTCGCGACGATGGACCGCCCGGCCGTCAGCGCGCTCGAACTGCAGGTCGCCGACGGGGAGTTCATGGTCCTGGTCGGCCCCTCCGGCTGCGGAAAATCCACCGCGCTGCGGATGCTCGCCGGACTGGAGCCCGTCGACTCCGGCGCGATCCTCATCGGCGACACGGACGTGACCCGTCGGCCGTCCAGGGACCGCGACGTCGCGATGGTGGTCCAGGACTACGCCCTCTATCCGCACCTGACGGCGGAGGACAACATCGGCTTCCCGCTGCTGGTCCAGAACGTGCCCAAGGACGCCGCGCAGTGGGCCGTCACCGACATCGTCGCCCTCCTCGACGCGCGTCACTACCTCGGCCGCAAGCCCAAGTCGCTCTCCGCCGGGCAGCGGCAGCGCGTGGCGACCGGCCGCGCCCTGGTCCGGGAGCCGCAGGCGTTGCTCATGGACGAACCGCTGTCCAACCTGGACGCCGGAGCGCGGGTGCGGACCCGCGCCCATATCGCCTCGCTCCAGCGGCTCTTCGGCATCACCACGCTCTACGTCACCCACGACCAGGCCGAGGCGCTGTCCCTGGGCGACCGTGTGGCCGTCCTCGACGACGGTGTGCTGCAACAGGTCGGCACCCCGAGAGAGGTGTACGCGTACCCCGCCAACGTCTTCGTCGCCGGCTTCATCGGATCGCCGCCGATGAACCTCCTCCGGCTGCCCCTCACCCTGGACGGCACCGCTCAACTGGGCGGCCTCTTCCTCCCGTTGCCCCGGCCCGCCCTGGAGGCCGCGCGCGCCGAACGCCTCACCGAGATCGTGCTGGGCATCCGTCCCGAGGAGTTCGACATCGTCTCCGTGGAAGACCGGGAGACACCGGGACTGGATCTCGTGATCGATGCCCTGGAGTACACCGGAGCCTCCCTCCACCTCCACACCGTCATCGGCGTCCACCGGGTAGGCCCGCGTCTCGTCGTCCGAGCCCCACAACGGGCGCCGTACGGCGAGGGGCACCGCATGCGCGTCACCGTGCACCCGGACGCCGTCCATGTCTTCTCCGGACGGACGGGGCTGCGCCTGCCGATCGACGGGGAGCCGGCCTGA
- a CDS encoding zinc-dependent alcohol dehydrogenase family protein, protein MKALVFHGPGQSAWESVADPGIQEATDAIVRVDAVTICGTDLHILKGDVPDVRPGTVLGHEAVGEVVEVGSDVRGVRPGDRVLVSCITACGRCRFCRESAYGQCRGGGGWILGHLINGTQAEYVRVPYADLSVHPLPGGVDSGDAVLLADIFPTAYEVGVLNGHVRPGDTVAVVGAGPIGLAAIATAQLYSPEKIIAVDLAPPRLDAAKNLGADAVAAAGEEAEQLVADLTEGLGADVVLEAVGVPASFEMCTRMVRPGGHVANIGVHGKPAVLHLEDLWIKNVTITTGLVDTYSTPTLLRMMAAGRLPASSLVTHTFPMDRMEEAYDVFGAAADTGALKVVLGEQRHDVLSVKES, encoded by the coding sequence ATGAAAGCACTCGTCTTCCACGGCCCCGGGCAGTCCGCCTGGGAGAGCGTCGCGGACCCCGGCATCCAGGAGGCGACCGACGCGATCGTGCGCGTCGACGCCGTCACCATCTGCGGGACGGACCTGCACATCCTCAAGGGCGATGTGCCGGACGTACGGCCCGGCACGGTGCTGGGGCACGAAGCCGTCGGCGAGGTCGTCGAGGTGGGCAGCGATGTTCGCGGCGTCCGCCCCGGCGACCGGGTGCTGGTCTCGTGCATCACGGCGTGCGGCCGGTGCCGTTTCTGCCGGGAGAGCGCGTACGGGCAGTGCCGCGGGGGCGGAGGCTGGATCCTCGGCCATCTGATCAACGGCACGCAGGCCGAGTACGTCCGCGTGCCCTACGCCGACCTGTCCGTGCACCCGCTGCCCGGCGGGGTGGACAGCGGGGACGCCGTCCTGCTGGCCGACATCTTCCCCACCGCCTACGAGGTGGGTGTGCTCAACGGGCACGTGCGGCCCGGAGACACCGTCGCCGTGGTCGGGGCCGGGCCCATCGGTCTTGCCGCGATCGCCACGGCCCAGCTCTACAGCCCCGAGAAGATCATCGCCGTGGACCTCGCCCCACCCCGGCTCGACGCCGCCAAGAACCTCGGCGCCGACGCGGTGGCCGCCGCGGGTGAGGAGGCCGAGCAGTTGGTCGCCGACCTGACCGAAGGGCTCGGAGCCGACGTGGTCCTCGAAGCGGTGGGGGTGCCGGCCAGCTTCGAGATGTGCACGCGCATGGTCCGGCCCGGCGGCCACGTGGCCAATATCGGCGTGCACGGCAAGCCCGCCGTACTGCACCTCGAAGACCTCTGGATCAAGAACGTCACCATCACCACCGGACTCGTCGACACGTACTCGACGCCGACCCTGCTGCGCATGATGGCCGCGGGCCGACTGCCCGCGTCGTCCCTGGTCACCCACACGTTCCCGATGGACCGGATGGAGGAGGCCTACGACGTCTTCGGCGCGGCGGCGGACACCGGGGCGCTCAAGGTCGTTCTCGGCGAGCAGCGGCACGACGTGCTGTCCGTCAAGGAGTCGTGA
- a CDS encoding universal stress protein produces the protein MTELAAHKIVVGIDGTEASVAALRWATRQAHALHADVVAVHAWDPTARHLAAYAPVAAHPTDAEQRDEAAHLLASTLRAVFGTRIDGAVRAVLAQGPPARVLLNHADGALLLALGRRSDKQRGLPALGVVGRECLRHASVPVVTVPAVDRSTASLREADANVLAGQTGPLLASRHG, from the coding sequence ATGACCGAACTCGCCGCCCACAAGATCGTGGTGGGCATCGACGGCACCGAGGCGTCCGTGGCCGCCCTGCGCTGGGCGACACGGCAGGCCCACGCCCTGCATGCGGACGTCGTCGCCGTCCACGCCTGGGACCCCACGGCGCGCCACCTCGCCGCCTACGCCCCGGTCGCGGCGCACCCGACGGACGCGGAGCAGCGCGACGAGGCGGCACACCTGCTCGCCTCGACACTGCGCGCGGTGTTCGGGACCCGGATCGACGGCGCCGTACGTGCCGTACTGGCACAGGGTCCGCCCGCGCGGGTGCTGTTGAACCATGCCGACGGGGCGCTGCTGCTGGCGCTGGGACGCCGGTCGGACAAGCAGCGCGGGCTGCCTGCCCTGGGTGTCGTCGGCCGTGAGTGTCTGCGGCACGCATCCGTGCCGGTGGTCACGGTGCCCGCCGTGGACCGGTCGACGGCGTCGCTCCGGGAGGCCGACGCAAACGTATTGGCCGGTCAAACGGGGCCTCTGCTAGCTTCCCGCCATGGCTGA
- a CDS encoding SGNH/GDSL hydrolase family protein: MRKPWIVGVLLAGLLLGACGDPASGPEASPPTPAAPGVSRSPSTTTHQRPPASADTKGIAAKAPTVLYLGDSLAMENQKVLGKLLRDRLHARYTSAPYSGTTLCDYLEGTATRSLVPPADKAAALVRSLQPDFVVLQFWGNSWGYTPCMDGITYSANQHRYFSRYTADMKKLTEQISEAGGAKRPRIVWVLQGPDPITPDRVRRVNALYEVRAGASGDLLADAGKAVSPAAARYTWAQYLPCTAYEHAHSAYCTQPGRDRTTLHRDDDYLHFCLGPTTSTPKPCAVRSPGILRITREITRAIADHVR, encoded by the coding sequence ATGCGGAAGCCGTGGATCGTGGGGGTGTTGTTGGCCGGGCTGTTGCTCGGCGCGTGCGGGGACCCGGCCTCGGGGCCCGAGGCCTCGCCGCCCACTCCCGCGGCGCCAGGGGTTTCGCGGTCCCCGTCGACGACCACGCATCAACGGCCGCCCGCCTCCGCGGACACCAAGGGCATCGCGGCGAAGGCCCCCACCGTGCTCTACCTCGGGGACTCCCTCGCCATGGAGAACCAGAAGGTCCTCGGGAAGTTGCTGCGGGACCGGCTGCACGCGCGGTACACGAGCGCCCCGTACTCGGGCACCACTCTGTGCGACTACCTGGAGGGCACCGCGACGAGGTCGCTGGTCCCGCCCGCGGACAAGGCGGCCGCCCTGGTGCGCTCGCTCCAGCCGGACTTCGTGGTGCTCCAGTTCTGGGGCAACTCCTGGGGCTACACGCCCTGCATGGACGGGATCACCTACTCGGCGAACCAGCACCGCTACTTCTCGCGCTACACCGCCGACATGAAGAAGCTGACCGAGCAGATCTCGGAGGCGGGCGGTGCGAAGCGGCCCCGGATCGTGTGGGTGCTGCAAGGGCCTGACCCGATCACCCCCGACCGCGTGCGCCGTGTGAACGCGCTCTACGAAGTGCGGGCCGGGGCCTCCGGCGACCTGTTGGCCGATGCCGGCAAGGCGGTCAGCCCCGCCGCGGCCCGCTACACCTGGGCCCAGTACCTGCCGTGCACCGCGTACGAGCACGCACACTCCGCCTACTGCACCCAGCCGGGCCGCGACCGCACGACCCTGCACCGCGACGACGACTACCTGCACTTCTGTCTCGGACCCACCACATCCACGCCCAAGCCGTGCGCGGTGCGCTCCCCCGGCATTCTGCGCATCACACGGGAGATCACCCGGGCGATCGCCGACCACGTTCGCTGA
- a CDS encoding ATP-binding protein, which translates to MSASIPPPAPDFRRLFDSTLSPLLILTPDFTIVEVNRAYLTATRTQRGIVGRRLFEVFPDNPEDPAADGVRNLRRSLETVISTGRTDTMALQRYDIPTDEEGGFAERYWSPVNSPVLDGDGQVSHIIHRVEDVTDFVRLRQAGRDHERAVAEAQTRAEGMEIDLFVRAREIREVNEQLSRANVELDETGRQLREEQQAKDRFIATLSHELRNPLAAATAATELLALDLPDGHPALSVLERQLGTLARMSNDLLDGTRALTGRLELVRERADLRTVVDSACADLRRLFDQQQRTLVVGLPADPVLVDGDRLRLAQVLTNLLSNALKYTLPGGRAAARLSTADGQARLTVEDDGIGFDPAQADELFGVFMRAAPAGPSTPEGLGLGLSVVRTIVELHGGRIDAHSRGPGTGASFTVLLPLAATDVPPPRLPSAARRAPRQLAILIVEDNTDLATTYRALLERQGHHVTAVHTGADALTATESHLFDVVLCDLGLPDIDGYQVAREIRSRPHGAKVRLIAVSGFSRGSDHGQSRAAGFDTHLAKPLPLAELLELLAEDTGQR; encoded by the coding sequence ATGTCCGCGAGCATCCCCCCACCCGCCCCGGACTTCCGGCGCCTGTTCGACTCGACACTCTCCCCGCTGCTGATCCTGACGCCCGACTTCACCATCGTGGAGGTCAACCGCGCCTACCTGACCGCCACGCGCACACAGCGCGGCATCGTCGGGCGCCGCCTGTTCGAGGTGTTCCCGGACAACCCTGAGGACCCCGCGGCCGACGGCGTACGGAATCTGCGCCGCTCGCTGGAGACCGTGATCTCCACCGGGCGCACGGACACGATGGCCCTCCAGCGCTACGACATCCCCACGGACGAGGAGGGCGGCTTCGCCGAGCGCTACTGGAGTCCGGTCAACTCGCCGGTGCTGGACGGTGACGGCCAGGTGTCGCACATCATCCACCGCGTGGAGGACGTCACCGACTTCGTGCGGCTGCGCCAGGCCGGGCGCGACCACGAGCGGGCGGTCGCCGAGGCGCAGACCCGCGCGGAGGGCATGGAGATCGACCTCTTCGTCCGCGCCCGGGAGATCCGTGAGGTGAACGAGCAGCTCAGCCGCGCCAACGTCGAACTCGACGAGACGGGGCGTCAGTTGAGGGAGGAGCAGCAGGCCAAGGACCGGTTCATCGCCACGCTCTCGCACGAGCTGCGCAATCCGCTCGCCGCGGCCACCGCCGCCACCGAGCTGCTCGCCCTCGACCTGCCGGACGGGCACCCGGCGCTCTCCGTCCTGGAACGGCAGCTCGGCACGCTGGCGCGGATGAGCAACGACCTCCTGGACGGGACCAGGGCCCTGACAGGACGTCTGGAGCTGGTGCGGGAGCGGGCCGACCTGCGGACCGTCGTGGACAGTGCCTGCGCGGACCTCCGCCGCCTGTTCGACCAGCAGCAGCGGACCCTGGTCGTCGGCCTGCCCGCCGATCCGGTACTCGTCGACGGTGACCGGCTGCGGCTGGCCCAGGTGCTGACGAACCTGCTGTCCAACGCGCTCAAGTACACGCTGCCGGGTGGCCGCGCGGCGGCGCGTCTTTCGACGGCGGACGGACAGGCCCGGCTCACTGTCGAGGACGACGGCATCGGCTTCGATCCGGCCCAGGCCGATGAGCTGTTCGGCGTCTTCATGCGGGCGGCGCCCGCGGGTCCCAGCACCCCCGAGGGACTGGGCCTCGGCCTGTCCGTCGTACGGACCATCGTCGAACTCCATGGCGGGCGCATCGACGCGCACAGCCGGGGACCGGGCACCGGCGCCTCGTTCACCGTCCTGCTCCCCCTGGCCGCCACCGACGTACCCCCGCCCCGGCTGCCTTCCGCCGCCCGGCGCGCCCCACGCCAGCTCGCCATCCTGATCGTCGAGGACAACACGGACCTGGCCACCACCTACCGCGCCCTGCTGGAGCGGCAGGGGCACCACGTCACCGCCGTCCACACCGGCGCCGACGCGCTGACTGCCACCGAGTCCCATCTCTTCGACGTCGTCCTGTGCGACCTCGGCCTGCCGGACATCGACGGCTACCAGGTCGCCCGCGAGATCCGCTCCCGCCCCCACGGCGCCAAGGTCCGCCTCATCGCGGTCTCCGGCTTCAGCCGCGGCAGCGACCACGGCCAGTCCCGCGCGGCCGGCTTCGACACGCACCTCGCCAAGCCGCTCCCCCTGGCGGAGTTGCTGGAGCTGCTGGCGGAGGACACCGGGCAACGGTGA
- a CDS encoding response regulator transcription factor, translating into MRTHLALIEDDPDFALMCRSYLERAGFTVTWAIDARAGKAVMHEGGIDLAVLDLGLPDGSGLDLLRALRSTSRLPVIVVTGRGEEADRVAGLEIGADDYLVKPFSQRELVARIRAVLRRSQPPEIAEILEVGGLRVDTAARRADVGGAVLTLRPKEYALLELLARSPGRVFSSEQILEQIWGVSWQPPATVVEHVYRLRGKLTDLSTPAPRITTVRGYGYRLDP; encoded by the coding sequence ATGCGGACTCACCTCGCGTTGATCGAGGACGATCCCGACTTCGCACTGATGTGCCGTTCCTATCTGGAGCGTGCGGGTTTCACCGTCACCTGGGCGATCGACGCCCGCGCCGGGAAGGCCGTGATGCACGAGGGCGGCATCGATCTGGCCGTACTCGATCTGGGGCTGCCGGACGGCAGCGGGCTGGACCTGCTGCGGGCGCTGCGCTCCACCAGCCGTCTGCCGGTGATCGTCGTCACCGGGCGCGGCGAGGAGGCGGACCGGGTGGCGGGTCTGGAGATCGGCGCGGACGACTATCTCGTCAAGCCCTTCTCGCAGCGCGAGCTGGTGGCCCGGATCCGTGCGGTGCTGCGCCGTTCGCAGCCGCCGGAGATCGCGGAGATTCTCGAAGTGGGCGGGCTGCGCGTCGACACCGCGGCCCGCCGGGCCGATGTCGGGGGCGCGGTGCTGACGCTGCGCCCCAAGGAGTACGCGCTGCTGGAGCTGCTGGCCCGCTCACCCGGCCGGGTCTTCTCCTCCGAGCAGATCCTGGAGCAGATCTGGGGAGTGTCCTGGCAGCCGCCGGCGACCGTCGTCGAGCACGTCTACCGGCTGCGCGGCAAACTCACCGACCTGTCCACGCCCGCGCCGCGCATCACCACGGTGCGCGGCTACGGGTACCGACTCGATCCCTGA
- a CDS encoding STAS domain-containing protein — protein MSEHALERVTGMSWSPPGDHAQLYAADALLVVALHGDVDLAATLPVRPWIDSVAALRAPGYVVDLRAVTFIDSTGLGMVLRFRRRVVEADAAFGLLCDPGMLRLLRAHGTLDLLHPSTTLDEALADVTRTGDQCHA, from the coding sequence TTGAGCGAGCACGCCCTGGAGCGGGTCACCGGGATGTCCTGGTCCCCGCCCGGCGACCACGCCCAGCTGTACGCGGCGGACGCGTTGCTGGTCGTGGCACTGCACGGCGACGTCGACCTCGCCGCCACCCTCCCCGTACGCCCCTGGATCGACTCGGTCGCCGCGCTGCGCGCGCCCGGCTACGTCGTCGACCTGCGGGCGGTCACCTTCATCGACAGCACCGGCCTGGGCATGGTCCTGCGCTTCCGCCGCCGCGTCGTCGAGGCCGATGCCGCGTTCGGCCTGCTGTGCGACCCGGGCATGCTGCGCCTGCTGCGCGCGCACGGCACCTTGGACCTGCTCCACCCTTCAACCACACTGGACGAAGCCCTGGCGGACGTCACCCGCACGGGGGACCAGTGCCACGCATGA
- a CDS encoding PP2C family protein-serine/threonine phosphatase, with amino-acid sequence MSGRGGDDTAGARAPLDPVDDAVESIGTGLDERTTCAELTAFVCRHVCDAAAVDLLPEDVPADLHPPDPALSRVAAAGRSELLTPWSTHGARPLSVRALDEGHPITASLDLSGRVARQVMTVPLLAHGRLYGVLLAVRHGTPFTPRDTSITHYAARLAAVHLGHARLHSAVRSTVLDLQRALLAEPGRPHPNLTLATRYLPAGGGTLVGGDWFETVRLHFGRTLLVVGDVMGHGLDAAVDMNAYRSMLRYVASTDLPPHRVLRRLDAAVSEDGTRRPATCLLVRVDPARGTVSLAGAGHLPPVVFAGDGTGELVDLPVGPPLGTGVGGYEATTRTLTPDDTLVMFTDGLVERRGEDIDVSLARLAGLRLPPGAGVDELLDRLLDRLGAHRAEDDVAVLAARIHRRPGA; translated from the coding sequence ATGTCGGGCCGAGGCGGTGACGACACTGCGGGTGCGCGGGCGCCGCTGGATCCGGTGGACGATGCCGTCGAGTCGATCGGCACCGGGCTGGACGAGCGGACCACGTGCGCCGAGCTGACCGCGTTCGTGTGCCGGCATGTGTGCGACGCCGCCGCCGTGGATCTGCTGCCCGAGGACGTCCCGGCCGACCTGCACCCGCCCGACCCCGCACTGTCGCGCGTCGCCGCTGCCGGGCGCAGCGAGCTGCTGACGCCCTGGAGTACGCACGGCGCGCGGCCGCTGTCCGTGCGGGCGCTGGACGAGGGGCATCCCATCACCGCCTCGCTCGACCTGTCCGGCCGTGTCGCCCGCCAGGTCATGACGGTTCCGCTGCTGGCGCACGGCCGGCTGTACGGGGTGCTCCTGGCGGTCCGGCACGGCACGCCGTTCACCCCCCGGGACACGTCCATCACTCACTACGCGGCCCGGCTCGCCGCCGTCCACCTGGGCCATGCGCGGCTGCACAGTGCCGTACGCAGCACCGTGCTGGACCTTCAGCGGGCGCTCCTGGCGGAGCCGGGGAGGCCCCATCCGAACCTCACGCTCGCGACCCGGTACCTGCCGGCCGGCGGCGGAACGCTCGTCGGCGGGGACTGGTTCGAGACCGTGAGGCTGCACTTCGGGCGGACCCTGCTGGTGGTGGGCGATGTCATGGGGCACGGTCTGGACGCGGCGGTGGACATGAACGCCTACCGCTCGATGCTGCGCTACGTCGCATCGACGGACCTGCCGCCGCACCGGGTGCTGCGGCGCCTGGACGCCGCCGTGTCAGAGGACGGCACGCGGCGCCCGGCCACCTGTCTGCTGGTGCGGGTCGATCCGGCGCGCGGCACGGTCTCGCTGGCCGGCGCCGGACATCTGCCGCCGGTCGTGTTCGCCGGGGACGGCACCGGTGAGCTGGTGGATCTGCCGGTCGGGCCCCCGCTGGGCACAGGTGTGGGCGGCTACGAAGCGACCACCCGCACGCTCACCCCTGACGACACCCTGGTGATGTTCACCGACGGACTCGTGGAACGGCGCGGGGAGGACATCGACGTCTCGCTGGCACGACTGGCCGGGCTGCGGCTGCCGCCCGGAGCGGGCGTCGACGAGCTGCTCGACCGGCTCCTCGACCGGCTCGGCGCACACCGTGCCGAGGACGACGTCGCGGTGCTGGCGGCCCGCATCCACCGGCGGCCCGGAGCGTGA
- a CDS encoding zinc-binding alcohol dehydrogenase family protein, protein MRAWVVAEPGPVGREPLRFVEKPLPSPRPDELLVHVRTCGVCRTDLHVSEGDLPVHRPGVTPGHEVVGEVAAVGPAVSGFAVGDRVGVAWLRRTCGTCAYCLRGAENLCPASEYTGWDADGGYAQYTTVAADFAYRLPDDVDEVTLAPLLCAGVIGYRALRRAALPPGGRLGLYGFGGSAHLCAQLALAEGATVHVLTRDTAARRLALDLGAASARGAYDAPPEPLDSAILFAPVGDLVPVALRALDRGGVLSVAGIHLSDTPPLHYETELFYEKELRSVTSNTREDGREYLRLAALHGVRATTHTYPLSRAPQALQDLKAGRFEGAAVLVNDLPPLH, encoded by the coding sequence ATGCGCGCGTGGGTGGTGGCCGAGCCGGGCCCGGTCGGGCGAGAGCCGCTGCGGTTCGTCGAGAAGCCGCTTCCCTCGCCGCGGCCCGACGAGCTTCTCGTGCATGTCCGCACGTGCGGGGTGTGCCGCACCGACCTGCACGTCAGTGAGGGCGACCTGCCCGTTCACCGCCCCGGCGTGACGCCCGGCCACGAGGTCGTGGGTGAGGTGGCGGCGGTGGGCCCGGCGGTCAGCGGCTTCGCGGTCGGGGACCGGGTGGGCGTCGCCTGGCTGCGCCGTACCTGCGGGACGTGCGCGTACTGCCTGCGCGGGGCCGAGAACCTCTGCCCCGCGTCGGAGTACACCGGCTGGGACGCCGACGGCGGATACGCGCAGTACACGACCGTGGCCGCGGATTTCGCCTACCGACTGCCGGACGACGTCGACGAGGTGACCCTGGCGCCGCTGCTGTGCGCGGGCGTCATCGGCTACCGGGCGCTGCGACGGGCCGCGCTGCCACCGGGCGGGCGGCTCGGGCTGTACGGCTTCGGCGGCAGCGCCCATCTGTGCGCGCAGCTGGCGCTCGCGGAGGGCGCCACCGTGCACGTGCTGACGCGGGACACGGCCGCGCGGCGGCTGGCACTGGACCTCGGCGCCGCCTCCGCCCGTGGGGCCTACGACGCACCTCCCGAACCGCTGGACAGCGCGATCCTGTTCGCTCCGGTCGGGGACCTCGTTCCCGTCGCACTGCGGGCGCTCGACCGGGGCGGCGTGCTGTCCGTGGCCGGGATCCATCTCAGCGACACACCACCGCTGCACTACGAGACCGAACTGTTCTACGAGAAGGAGCTGCGCAGCGTCACCTCCAACACCCGCGAGGACGGGCGGGAGTACCTGCGGCTCGCGGCGCTGCACGGCGTACGCGCCACGACGCACACCTACCCGCTCTCCCGCGCCCCGCAGGCCCTGCAAGACCTCAAGGCCGGCCGCTTCGAGGGGGCGGCGGTGCTGGTGAACGACCTGCCGCCGCTGCACTGA
- a CDS encoding VOC family protein encodes MAVRAEGTPCWADAMFSDVEGAKSFYGDVLGWTFGEASSEFGNYTQAYANGKAVAAVVPPMPGQESQSAWCLYLASRDVAATAAKIRDNGGQVLMEPMKVGDFGSMLLALDPGGVAFGVWQAGVHEGFEAQGVPGAYSWAEIYTREPEKADAFFPAVFGYSAKQMEDDAIDYRMYNLGEDTVLGRMKLTGDFPPEVPPYVNVYFAVEDCDAAVAKATDRGAVVRFGPMDSPFGRFAALSDPQGAAFSVIDITTTEGDMPKATEVS; translated from the coding sequence ATGGCTGTACGAGCTGAGGGAACGCCGTGTTGGGCCGACGCGATGTTCAGCGATGTCGAGGGGGCCAAGAGTTTCTACGGTGACGTGCTCGGCTGGACCTTCGGCGAGGCGTCGTCGGAGTTCGGCAACTACACGCAGGCCTACGCGAACGGCAAGGCCGTCGCCGCCGTCGTCCCGCCGATGCCAGGGCAGGAGAGCCAGTCCGCCTGGTGCCTGTACCTGGCCTCGCGGGACGTCGCCGCCACCGCGGCGAAGATCCGGGACAACGGCGGCCAGGTGCTGATGGAGCCGATGAAGGTCGGCGACTTCGGCTCCATGCTGCTGGCCCTCGACCCGGGCGGCGTCGCCTTCGGCGTGTGGCAGGCGGGCGTCCACGAGGGCTTCGAGGCGCAGGGTGTGCCGGGCGCCTACTCCTGGGCCGAGATCTACACCCGTGAGCCCGAGAAGGCGGACGCCTTCTTCCCCGCCGTCTTCGGGTACAGCGCCAAGCAGATGGAAGACGACGCGATCGACTACCGGATGTACAACCTCGGCGAGGACACGGTCCTGGGCCGGATGAAGCTGACGGGTGACTTCCCGCCCGAGGTTCCGCCGTACGTCAACGTGTACTTCGCCGTCGAGGACTGCGACGCGGCGGTGGCGAAGGCGACCGACCGCGGCGCCGTGGTCCGCTTCGGTCCCATGGACAGCCCCTTCGGCCGGTTCGCGGCACTGAGCGACCCACAGGGTGCGGCGTTCTCCGTCATCGACATCACCACGACCGAGGGAGACATGCCCAAGGCGACCGAGGTCTCCTGA
- a CDS encoding winged helix-turn-helix domain-containing protein has product MLRIHFTSNDLQNIRMARQPDPLWELMCSVCRLETGQGPLEFGQWRRSAFDRLSRDSVAGRALRPLRALIPASGYIPDFLTPPVTGDGLHEGLDQIRRTPRTQLVHEMTRLAEARRVPNWTTTLGRPGSDSLKSLANALGVYFRSLLEPYWPHIRAAVGNDVGVRSHALLDGGTQALLEGLAPLARWNAPVLEVDYPTERDLHLEGRGLLLVPSYFCFGRPTALADPGLDPVLVYPVAKTPLTVAPGSEGGLERLLGRTRAAVLTEVAGRSARTTSEVARAVGIALPSASYQIGVLRDGGLVASHRDGKYVLHMATSLGVRLLGADAGQGRIPSPFTGGQGR; this is encoded by the coding sequence ATGCTCCGCATTCACTTCACCTCGAACGATCTTCAGAACATTCGCATGGCCCGGCAACCGGATCCCCTGTGGGAACTGATGTGCAGTGTCTGCCGGTTGGAAACAGGACAAGGACCGCTCGAATTCGGCCAATGGCGCCGCTCGGCCTTCGACCGGCTCTCCCGGGATTCCGTCGCGGGACGCGCCCTGCGCCCCCTGCGGGCGCTCATCCCCGCCTCCGGGTACATCCCCGACTTCCTCACGCCACCGGTCACCGGCGACGGTCTGCACGAGGGCCTGGACCAGATTCGCCGCACCCCGCGAACGCAGCTCGTCCACGAGATGACCCGGCTGGCCGAGGCCCGCCGGGTCCCGAACTGGACCACCACCCTGGGCAGGCCCGGCAGCGACAGCCTCAAGTCCCTGGCCAACGCCCTCGGCGTCTACTTCCGGTCCCTGCTGGAGCCGTACTGGCCGCACATCCGCGCCGCGGTCGGCAACGATGTCGGAGTGCGCTCGCACGCCCTCCTCGACGGCGGCACCCAGGCGCTGCTGGAGGGGCTGGCCCCGCTGGCGCGCTGGAACGCCCCGGTGCTCGAAGTCGACTACCCCACCGAACGCGACCTCCACCTGGAAGGGCGCGGCCTGCTGCTCGTGCCCTCGTACTTCTGCTTCGGCCGGCCCACCGCGCTGGCGGACCCGGGCCTCGACCCGGTGCTGGTCTACCCGGTCGCGAAGACACCCCTTACGGTTGCGCCCGGCTCCGAGGGCGGGCTGGAACGCCTGCTGGGCCGCACCCGGGCCGCCGTACTGACCGAGGTGGCGGGCCGAAGCGCGCGGACGACCTCCGAGGTGGCGCGCGCCGTGGGGATCGCGCTGCCGAGCGCCAGCTACCAGATCGGCGTCCTGCGCGACGGCGGACTGGTCGCCAGCCACCGCGACGGCAAGTACGTCCTGCACATGGCGACCTCCCTGGGCGTACGGCTGCTGGGTGCGGACGCCGGGCAGGGACGGATCCCGTCTCCGTTCACCGGCGGCCAGGGCCGGTAG